A genomic segment from Pseudoduganella chitinolytica encodes:
- a CDS encoding LysR substrate-binding domain-containing protein — MQSSLDRDGYLLDGQPARGRPLRSLSGLIDFDSAARWGSFTLAAQELHKTPAAISLQVKQLEEAVGFALFVRHPRHIALTDKGEELARTVAQVLRELRDKVDSLRGGQDECMLRISTTHSFALKWLAPNIGRFTDLHPELDIRIESSDRLVDLEREEHDLAIRHCVTRDHPGVLFEEHMVIAYSPALLRPGEPDLTLADLTRFPLLYEDTTEYWAKILRANDVLQGPYDFSRSFSHYGVLTQAAVAGQGIALVACSIAYEDIRSGALRLIRANSVPYPRGYCFIVAPHKAERPKVLQFRAWLQGEMAAMTRALEQAQRP; from the coding sequence ATGCAGTCGTCGCTCGATAGGGATGGATACCTGCTCGATGGCCAGCCGGCACGGGGCCGGCCGCTGCGCAGCCTGTCCGGCCTGATCGACTTCGACAGCGCGGCGCGTTGGGGCAGTTTCACGCTGGCCGCGCAGGAGCTGCACAAGACGCCGGCCGCCATCAGCCTGCAGGTGAAGCAGCTGGAGGAAGCCGTCGGCTTCGCGTTGTTCGTGCGGCATCCGCGCCACATCGCGCTGACGGACAAGGGCGAGGAGCTGGCGCGCACGGTGGCGCAGGTGCTGCGCGAGCTGCGCGACAAGGTGGACAGCCTGCGCGGCGGCCAGGACGAGTGCATGCTGCGCATCTCGACCACGCATTCGTTCGCATTGAAGTGGCTGGCGCCGAACATCGGGCGCTTCACGGACCTGCACCCGGAACTGGACATCCGCATCGAGTCGAGCGACCGCCTGGTCGACCTGGAACGGGAAGAGCACGACCTGGCCATCCGCCATTGCGTCACGCGCGATCATCCGGGCGTGCTGTTCGAGGAGCACATGGTGATCGCCTACAGTCCCGCCCTGCTGCGGCCGGGCGAGCCGGACCTGACGCTGGCGGACCTGACCCGCTTTCCGCTGCTGTACGAAGACACCACGGAGTACTGGGCCAAGATCCTGCGCGCCAACGACGTGCTGCAGGGCCCCTACGATTTTTCGCGCAGCTTCAGCCACTATGGCGTGCTGACGCAGGCGGCGGTCGCGGGGCAGGGCATCGCGCTGGTCGCTTGCTCGATCGCCTACGAAGACATCCGCAGCGGCGCGCTGCGCCTGATCCGCGCCAACAGCGTGCCATATCCGCGCGGCTACTGCTTCATCGTCGCGCCGCACAAGGCCGAGCGGCCGAAAGTGCTGCAGTTCCGTGCCTGGTTGCAGGGGGAGATGGCGGCGATGACGCGCGCGCTGGAACAGGCGCAGCGACCGTAG
- a CDS encoding transposase yields MPRHARVLLPGVPLHVVQRGHNRQPCFLSDTDYRVYLEIVREHSVAAGCSVHAYVLMTNHVHMLLSFVDIAVAPLLIGRIGQQYSQYLNRRLGRRSTTWDGRYRSSPVPTDTYVLACQRYIEMNPVRAGMVALPEHYRWSSYRANVGLGKDRLVTPHDVYLGLASEQCGCQSAYESLFARPLTDDQLRSLRFAASANQVVGCLPRRRGRRSAQLAATEHDR; encoded by the coding sequence ATGCCTCGCCACGCACGCGTGCTGTTGCCAGGCGTGCCCTTGCACGTCGTTCAGCGCGGCCATAATCGCCAGCCCTGCTTTCTTTCCGACACCGATTATCGCGTCTACCTTGAAATCGTCAGGGAACATAGCGTCGCCGCCGGTTGCTCGGTGCATGCCTATGTATTGATGACTAACCACGTTCATATGCTCTTGTCCTTTGTCGACATTGCAGTCGCGCCATTGCTGATCGGCCGCATCGGCCAGCAGTACAGCCAGTACCTGAACCGGCGCTTGGGCAGGCGTAGTACGACATGGGACGGTCGCTACCGCTCCAGTCCGGTTCCGACGGACACCTATGTGCTCGCATGCCAGCGCTACATCGAGATGAATCCGGTCCGGGCTGGGATGGTCGCGTTGCCGGAGCACTATAGATGGTCCAGCTATCGGGCGAATGTCGGGCTCGGCAAAGACCGCCTCGTGACGCCACACGACGTCTATCTCGGACTCGCGAGCGAGCAATGCGGGTGCCAGTCTGCGTATGAATCCCTGTTCGCACGCCCCCTGACCGATGACCAACTACGGTCGCTGCGCTTTGCCGCGAGTGCGAATCAGGTCGTGGGCTGTCTGCCTCGCCGCAGAGGCAGGCGATCCGCACAGCTTGCGGCAACTGAGCATGACAGGTGA
- a CDS encoding PEP-CTERM sorting domain-containing protein has translation MNFPVSRYIVAALLCVGGAAQAADYVKLAGTNVDFYYDADFWTADAVVAGNSISLRPIDLYQRVDVTEGAPDPYQGPVFTESLDFTRAFNQSVIAVAHSGYRLNNDLAAVGSATYQSNGSSGYATYDLQTEYISGSFGSGAFTADESIGGGVEYAYFYYDLWGGGSDSGTVPLTITTPLTSHSAIAVNGTFRGAASVTGLGMASAGLNSVSYSFGVSAVPEPGTYAMLGAGLLLVGVAARRRRS, from the coding sequence ATGAATTTCCCCGTATCGCGTTACATCGTCGCGGCGCTGCTGTGCGTCGGCGGCGCCGCCCAGGCGGCGGATTACGTCAAGCTGGCCGGGACCAATGTCGATTTCTACTATGACGCCGACTTCTGGACGGCCGACGCTGTCGTTGCCGGCAACAGCATTTCGCTGCGGCCCATCGACCTGTACCAGCGCGTCGACGTCACCGAAGGGGCCCCCGATCCCTACCAGGGCCCCGTATTTACCGAGTCGCTGGACTTTACCCGCGCATTCAACCAGAGCGTGATCGCAGTCGCGCACAGCGGCTACCGGCTCAACAACGATCTGGCAGCGGTCGGCTCGGCAACGTACCAGTCGAACGGCAGCAGCGGGTACGCGACGTACGACCTGCAGACCGAATACATCAGCGGCAGCTTCGGCAGCGGCGCGTTTACCGCTGACGAGAGCATCGGCGGCGGCGTGGAGTATGCCTATTTCTACTACGATCTGTGGGGCGGTGGCTCCGATTCCGGCACCGTCCCGCTGACCATCACCACGCCGCTGACGTCGCACAGCGCCATCGCGGTGAACGGTACCTTCCGCGGCGCTGCCAGCGTCACGGGGCTCGGCATGGCCTCTGCGGGACTCAACAGCGTGAGCTACAGCTTCGGTGTCTCCGCCGTGCCCGAGCCGGGGACGTATGCGATGCTGGGTGCCGGCTTGCTGCTGGTGGGCGTGGCCGCCCGGCGGCGCCGCTCCTGA
- a CDS encoding VOC family protein, protein MAQLSKITPCLWFDSEGEGAARFYASVFPDGRITNVLRYSAAGQEHHGREPGSVMLVTFELAGQSFTALNGGPVFRFSEAISLMILCDTQAEIDHYWARLGEGGDPSAQACGWLKDKYGLSWQVAPTMFPKLYADEHSPGAQRAMLAMMGMKKLDIAALQAAYDGR, encoded by the coding sequence ATGGCACAGCTGAGCAAGATCACCCCCTGCCTGTGGTTCGACAGCGAGGGCGAGGGGGCGGCGCGTTTCTATGCCTCCGTGTTCCCCGACGGCCGCATCACCAATGTGCTGCGCTATAGCGCCGCCGGCCAGGAGCACCATGGCCGGGAACCCGGGTCCGTCATGCTGGTTACGTTCGAGCTGGCGGGCCAATCCTTCACCGCGCTCAATGGCGGCCCCGTGTTCAGGTTCAGTGAGGCGATATCGCTGATGATCCTGTGCGACACGCAAGCGGAAATCGATCACTACTGGGCGCGGCTGGGCGAAGGCGGGGATCCGTCGGCCCAGGCCTGCGGCTGGCTCAAGGATAAGTACGGCCTGTCCTGGCAGGTGGCGCCAACGATGTTCCCCAAGTTGTACGCGGACGAGCATTCACCGGGCGCCCAGCGGGCAATGCTCGCCATGATGGGCATGAAGAAGCTCGATATCGCGGCCTTGCAGGCCGCATACGACGGCAGGTAG
- a CDS encoding peptidylprolyl isomerase produces the protein MILKPARLLLALIAVAAAPAFAQNVATVNGKAIPASRLDAVVKQVTAQGKQPDSPQLRDAIKKDLIAREVMVQEADKQGYSNKPDVKQALENTRQSIVINAMLADYVKKNPVKDAEVKAEYDKYKASVGDKEYRARHILVGTEKEAQDIIAKLKGGAKFEELAKQSKDTGSAANGGDLDWASPGNFVKPFSDAMVALKDGQVTEKPVQSQYGYHVIRLEGSRAAKVPALDEVKGQIEQALTQKKIAAYRDELVKKAKVQ, from the coding sequence ATGATTTTGAAGCCCGCCCGCCTGTTGTTAGCACTGATCGCCGTGGCCGCCGCGCCAGCGTTCGCCCAGAACGTCGCCACCGTCAACGGCAAGGCCATCCCGGCCTCGCGCCTGGATGCCGTCGTCAAGCAGGTGACCGCCCAGGGCAAGCAGCCCGACAGCCCGCAGCTGCGCGACGCCATCAAGAAGGACTTGATCGCCCGTGAAGTGATGGTGCAGGAAGCCGACAAGCAGGGTTACAGCAACAAACCTGACGTCAAGCAGGCCCTGGAGAATACCCGCCAGAGCATCGTCATCAACGCGATGCTGGCCGACTACGTCAAGAAGAATCCGGTCAAGGATGCCGAAGTCAAGGCCGAGTACGACAAGTACAAGGCTTCCGTGGGCGACAAGGAATACCGCGCCCGCCACATCCTGGTCGGCACCGAGAAGGAAGCCCAGGACATCATCGCCAAGCTGAAAGGCGGCGCCAAGTTCGAGGAGCTGGCCAAGCAGTCGAAGGACACGGGTTCCGCGGCCAACGGCGGCGACCTGGACTGGGCAAGCCCAGGCAACTTCGTCAAGCCATTCTCCGACGCGATGGTCGCGCTGAAGGACGGCCAGGTCACGGAGAAGCCGGTGCAGTCGCAGTACGGCTACCACGTCATCCGGCTGGAAGGCTCGCGCGCCGCCAAGGTGCCGGCTCTGGACGAAGTCAAGGGCCAGATCGAGCAGGCACTGACGCAGAAGAAGATCGCCGCCTACCGCGACGAACTGGTCAAGAAGGCCAAGGTGCAGTAA
- a CDS encoding peptidylprolyl isomerase, whose amino-acid sequence MTLKPARLLLALIAVATAPAFAQNIAVVNGKAIPTARVDAVIKQVVAQGQQPDSPQLREMIKKDLISREVLMQEAEKQGYSKDASVKTQLENARQAIVVNAMVADYVKKNPVKDADVKAEYDRFVKETGDKEYHVRHILVDTEAQANEIITKLKGGAKFEDLAKQSKDTGSAANGGDLDWATPSSFPPVFSDAFVKLQKGQVTEKPVQTPNGFHVIKVDDVRAAKLPTLEEVKPQIEEALTQKKLQAYQEELVKKAKIQ is encoded by the coding sequence ATGACTTTAAAGCCAGCTCGTCTGCTGCTCGCACTGATCGCCGTCGCCACGGCGCCGGCATTTGCCCAGAACATCGCCGTCGTCAACGGCAAGGCCATCCCGACCGCGCGCGTGGATGCGGTCATCAAGCAGGTCGTCGCGCAAGGGCAGCAGCCGGATTCGCCGCAGCTGCGCGAGATGATCAAGAAGGACCTGATCAGCCGCGAGGTGCTGATGCAGGAAGCGGAGAAGCAGGGTTACAGCAAGGATGCCAGCGTCAAGACGCAGCTGGAAAACGCGCGCCAGGCCATCGTCGTCAACGCGATGGTTGCCGACTACGTCAAGAAGAATCCTGTCAAGGATGCGGACGTGAAGGCCGAGTACGACCGCTTCGTCAAGGAAACGGGCGACAAGGAATACCACGTGCGCCACATTCTGGTCGATACCGAGGCGCAAGCCAACGAGATCATCACGAAGCTGAAGGGCGGCGCCAAGTTCGAGGACCTGGCCAAACAGTCGAAGGACACCGGCTCGGCTGCCAACGGCGGCGACCTGGACTGGGCGACGCCGTCGTCGTTCCCGCCCGTGTTCTCGGACGCGTTCGTCAAGCTGCAGAAAGGCCAGGTCACGGAGAAGCCCGTGCAGACGCCGAACGGCTTCCACGTGATCAAGGTGGACGACGTGCGTGCGGCCAAGCTGCCGACGCTGGAGGAAGTCAAGCCGCAGATCGAGGAAGCGCTGACGCAGAAGAAGCTCCAGGCTTACCAGGAAGAGCTGGTCAAAAAGGCAAAGATTCAGTAA
- a CDS encoding BolA family protein has product MTDPRLDKIRERLQAALGPADIVLDDESALHAGHAGAASGGGHYRLSISSAKFEGLNLVMRHRLVYDSVADMMHKEIHALAITAVAPSERN; this is encoded by the coding sequence ATGACCGATCCACGCCTCGACAAGATTCGCGAGCGCCTGCAAGCCGCCCTGGGACCCGCCGACATCGTGCTGGACGACGAGTCGGCGCTGCACGCCGGCCATGCCGGCGCAGCCTCTGGCGGCGGCCATTATCGCTTAAGTATATCCTCAGCGAAATTCGAAGGGCTGAACCTCGTCATGCGCCATCGTCTGGTGTATGATTCCGTGGCCGATATGATGCATAAAGAGATTCATGCATTGGCCATTACTGCAGTGGCCCCGTCGGAACGGAACTGA
- a CDS encoding septation protein A, translated as MKFLFDIFPLLVFFGSYRWAGGNEDAAAALVNGHLSGMISGGAVLASQAPIIVATIAGIVATALQIAYLLARGRKVDGALWVSMVVFLFFGGLTIYFHDDDFIKWKPTIIYWSFAAAMVVASRFFNKNLIRAAMEKQIALPDEVWNRLNAVWVMFWVALGLLNLFVAFVLFKADTNAWVSFKAFGVTGLMLAFFVAQGFYLSKHIKDEA; from the coding sequence ATGAAATTCCTGTTCGATATTTTCCCGCTGCTGGTCTTTTTTGGCAGCTACCGCTGGGCCGGCGGTAACGAGGACGCCGCGGCGGCGCTCGTCAACGGCCATTTGTCGGGGATGATCTCCGGCGGCGCCGTGCTGGCCAGCCAGGCGCCGATCATCGTCGCCACCATAGCCGGCATTGTCGCCACCGCCCTGCAGATCGCCTACCTGCTGGCACGCGGGCGCAAGGTGGACGGGGCGCTGTGGGTATCGATGGTGGTCTTCCTGTTCTTCGGCGGCCTGACGATCTATTTCCATGACGACGATTTCATCAAATGGAAACCGACGATCATTTACTGGAGCTTTGCCGCCGCCATGGTCGTTGCATCGCGCTTCTTCAACAAGAACCTGATCCGCGCGGCAATGGAAAAACAGATCGCGCTGCCCGACGAGGTATGGAACCGCCTGAATGCGGTGTGGGTGATGTTCTGGGTGGCGCTGGGATTGTTGAACCTGTTCGTGGCATTCGTGCTGTTCAAGGCCGATACCAATGCGTGGGTCAGTTTCAAGGCATTCGGCGTAACGGGCCTGATGCTGGCATTTTTCGTGGCGCAGGGTTTTTACCTGTCCAAGCACATCAAGGATGAAGCATGA
- the msrB gene encoding peptide-methionine (R)-S-oxide reductase MsrB: protein MSDQTKKLVKSDADWRAQLDPLEYQVTRHAATERAFTGRFWDHHERGIYTCVCCNTPLFRSDAKFDSGCGWPSYFEALDPANVIEKVDRSHGMLRTEIICAVCDAHLGHVFPDGPPPTGLRYCINSASLRFTPED from the coding sequence ATGAGCGATCAAACCAAGAAACTCGTCAAATCCGACGCCGATTGGCGTGCCCAGCTCGATCCGCTGGAATACCAGGTCACCCGCCATGCCGCCACCGAGCGCGCTTTCACGGGCCGGTTCTGGGATCACCACGAGCGCGGCATATATACGTGCGTCTGCTGTAATACACCGCTGTTCCGCTCCGATGCCAAATTCGATTCCGGCTGCGGCTGGCCCAGTTATTTCGAAGCGCTGGACCCCGCCAACGTGATCGAGAAAGTCGACCGTTCGCATGGTATGCTGCGCACCGAAATTATCTGCGCGGTCTGCGACGCCCACCTGGGTCACGTATTCCCGGACGGCCCGCCGCCGACCGGCCTGCGTTACTGCATCAATTCGGCGTCGTTGCGCTTTACTCCGGAAGACTGA
- a CDS encoding protein adenylyltransferase SelO, with product MPTPLPAPYLVGISAPAARLIGLDPAAIDDDAVAMFAGSRVPERAQPLAAVYSGHQFGVWAGQLGDGRAMLLGDVATPQGPMELQWKGAGMTPYSRMGDGRAVLRSSIREFLCSEAMHALGIPTTRALSVAGSDQGVVRETIETAAVVIRMAPTFIRFGSFEHWFYRKDEANLRILADYVIDRFYPALRDEANPYAALLEEVTRRTARLIAQWQAVGFMHGVMNTDNMSILGQTLDYGPFGFMEAFDAQHICNHSDSNGRYSYAMQPQIGHWNCYALAQALVPLIGEVEETQAALDVYQGEFGAAVDRLLHAKLGLAQLPEQQEADRQLLDSLFGILQANHADFTLFFRRLSGVQAASNAGDEPLRDLFIDRPAFDAWAERYRARLQVEQSVDTVRKTAMDAVNPKYVLRNYLAQAAIEKAQHKDFSEVERLLGILQRPFDEQPEHEQYAALPPDWASELEVSCSS from the coding sequence ATGCCGACGCCCTTGCCGGCGCCGTACCTGGTCGGCATCAGCGCGCCCGCCGCGCGCCTGATCGGCCTCGACCCGGCCGCCATCGACGACGATGCCGTCGCCATGTTTGCCGGCAGCCGCGTGCCCGAGCGCGCGCAGCCGCTGGCGGCCGTCTATTCCGGCCACCAGTTCGGCGTCTGGGCCGGCCAGCTGGGCGACGGCCGCGCCATGCTGCTGGGCGACGTGGCTACGCCGCAGGGCCCCATGGAGCTGCAATGGAAAGGCGCCGGCATGACGCCGTATTCGCGCATGGGCGACGGCCGCGCGGTGCTGCGCTCGTCGATCCGCGAGTTCCTGTGCTCGGAAGCCATGCACGCGCTGGGCATCCCGACGACGCGGGCGCTGTCGGTGGCCGGTTCCGACCAGGGCGTGGTGCGCGAAACCATCGAGACGGCCGCCGTCGTGATCCGCATGGCGCCCACGTTCATCCGCTTCGGCTCCTTCGAGCACTGGTTCTACCGCAAGGATGAAGCCAACCTGCGCATCCTGGCGGACTACGTCATCGACCGTTTCTACCCGGCGCTGCGCGACGAGGCCAATCCGTATGCCGCCTTGCTGGAGGAAGTCACCCGCCGCACCGCCCGCCTGATCGCGCAGTGGCAGGCGGTGGGCTTCATGCATGGCGTGATGAACACCGACAATATGTCGATCCTGGGGCAGACGCTCGACTACGGTCCGTTCGGCTTCATGGAGGCGTTCGACGCCCAGCACATCTGCAACCACAGCGACAGCAACGGCCGCTATTCGTACGCCATGCAGCCGCAGATCGGCCACTGGAACTGCTACGCGCTGGCGCAGGCGCTGGTGCCGCTGATCGGTGAAGTCGAGGAAACCCAGGCCGCACTGGACGTCTACCAGGGCGAGTTCGGCGCTGCCGTGGACCGTTTGCTGCATGCCAAGCTGGGCCTGGCGCAGCTGCCCGAGCAGCAGGAAGCGGACCGGCAATTGCTGGACAGCCTGTTCGGCATCTTGCAGGCCAATCACGCCGACTTCACGCTGTTCTTCCGCCGCCTGTCCGGCGTGCAGGCCGCCTCGAATGCAGGCGACGAGCCGCTGCGCGACCTCTTCATCGACCGGCCCGCCTTCGATGCATGGGCCGAGCGGTATCGCGCCCGCCTGCAAGTGGAACAGAGTGTCGATACCGTGCGCAAGACGGCAATGGACGCCGTCAATCCGAAATACGTGCTGCGCAATTACCTCGCCCAGGCCGCCATCGAAAAAGCCCAGCACAAGGATTTCTCGGAAGTGGAGCGGTTGCTGGGCATCCTGCAGCGTCCGTTCGACGAGCAACCCGAACACGAGCAATACGCGGCGCTGCCGCCCGATTGGGCCAGCGAACTGGAAGTCAGCTGTTCATCCTGA
- a CDS encoding 3-(methylthio)propionyl-CoA ligase, giving the protein MSLPMSPLVGRMMDEPLLVSSILEFAARHFGDGEIVSRRVEGDIHRYNWRECRRRAGRLANALTHLGVTMGERVATLAWNGYRHLEAYYGVSGMGAVLHTINPRLHPEQIAWIVNHADDQYLLFDLTFLPLIEAVAPLCPKVKGWVLLADAERLPATTRIPNLMSYETLLAAQPDGYTWPQFDERSAASLCYTSGTTGNPKGALYSHRSTVLHAYGSAMPNALNVAARDVVVPIVPMFHVNAWGLPYSVPLSGAKMVFPGAALDGKSLYELFEAEGVTFTACVPTVWLGLVNFMKEHRLRFTTFRHTVIGGAACPPALMDALIDDFGIEVVHAWGMTEMSPLGTACSLLARHTALPPDEQRKVLRKQGHAIYGVDMRIVDDAGRELPWDGSTFGHLQVKGPWIIESYFGEEHSALQDGWFPTGDVATIDADGYMQITDRSKDVIKSGGEWIGTIDLENIAMSHPAVLQAACIGMPHPKWDERPLLVVVPRPGMSVTREELLDFYEGKVARWWLPDDVVFTDSLPVGGTGKVRKTDLRERFAGHRMAEGAAATK; this is encoded by the coding sequence ATGAGCCTGCCGATGAGCCCGCTAGTGGGCCGCATGATGGACGAGCCGCTGCTCGTCTCGAGCATCCTGGAATTCGCCGCGCGCCATTTCGGCGACGGCGAGATCGTCTCGCGTCGCGTCGAGGGCGACATCCACCGCTACAACTGGCGCGAATGCCGCCGGCGCGCAGGGCGCCTTGCCAATGCGCTGACGCACCTGGGCGTGACAATGGGCGAGCGGGTGGCCACGCTGGCATGGAACGGCTATCGCCACCTGGAGGCCTACTACGGCGTGTCCGGCATGGGCGCGGTGCTGCACACGATCAATCCGCGCCTGCATCCGGAGCAGATCGCCTGGATCGTCAACCACGCCGACGACCAGTACCTGCTGTTCGACCTGACATTCCTGCCCCTGATCGAGGCGGTGGCGCCGCTGTGTCCGAAAGTGAAAGGCTGGGTGCTGCTGGCGGACGCGGAGCGCCTGCCGGCGACGACGCGCATTCCCAACCTGATGAGCTACGAAACGCTGCTGGCCGCCCAGCCGGACGGGTACACGTGGCCGCAATTCGACGAGCGCTCGGCCGCTTCGCTGTGCTACACGTCCGGCACGACCGGCAATCCGAAGGGGGCGTTGTATTCGCACCGTTCGACGGTGCTGCACGCGTACGGCTCGGCGATGCCGAATGCCCTCAACGTGGCCGCGCGCGACGTGGTGGTGCCGATCGTGCCCATGTTCCACGTCAATGCATGGGGCCTGCCGTACTCGGTGCCGCTGTCCGGCGCCAAGATGGTGTTCCCCGGCGCGGCGCTGGACGGCAAGTCGCTGTACGAGCTGTTCGAGGCCGAAGGCGTGACCTTCACGGCATGCGTGCCCACTGTCTGGCTGGGGCTCGTCAATTTCATGAAGGAGCATCGGCTGCGTTTCACCACGTTCCGCCACACGGTGATCGGCGGCGCGGCCTGCCCGCCGGCCCTGATGGACGCGCTGATCGACGACTTCGGCATCGAGGTGGTGCACGCGTGGGGCATGACGGAGATGTCGCCTTTGGGCACGGCCTGCAGCCTGCTGGCGCGCCACACGGCGCTGCCGCCGGACGAGCAGCGCAAGGTGCTGCGCAAGCAGGGCCACGCCATCTACGGCGTCGACATGCGCATCGTCGACGATGCCGGCCGCGAACTGCCGTGGGACGGCAGCACGTTCGGCCACCTGCAGGTGAAGGGACCGTGGATCATCGAGTCCTACTTCGGCGAGGAGCACAGCGCCCTGCAGGACGGCTGGTTCCCGACCGGCGACGTGGCCACGATCGATGCCGACGGCTACATGCAGATCACGGACCGCAGCAAGGACGTCATCAAGTCGGGCGGCGAGTGGATCGGCACCATCGACCTGGAGAACATCGCGATGTCGCATCCGGCGGTGCTGCAGGCCGCCTGCATCGGCATGCCGCACCCGAAATGGGACGAACGGCCGCTGCTGGTCGTGGTGCCGCGGCCCGGCATGAGCGTCACGCGCGAGGAGCTGCTGGACTTCTACGAAGGCAAGGTAGCGCGCTGGTGGCTGCCGGACGACGTGGTGTTCACGGACAGCCTGCCCGTGGGCGGCACCGGCAAGGTGCGCAAGACGGACCTGCGCGAGCGGTTCGCCGGCCACCGGATGGCCGAAGGCGCCGCTGCGACAAAATAG